The DNA window AGGTAGATGAAGACGCTTCCATCGGTGACGGCCCCTTGACCTTCCAGATACACGGCTTTGACGAAAAGACTCAGTACGCCAGCACCGAAGGTCTTAACTCCGCTGCTTCCACTTTCCTGGGCAAGATGACCATCGATAACCCCGAGGTGGGCTTCAAGTACAGTATCAAGGACGAAGGTTACGTCAGTGGTACAGACTTTGGCCTCAATATCGGCTTCCTCGGCTATCAGAGCTTCAGCGCCGGCAGTACCTTTGATTTTGCCATGGATACGGAACCGGCAGTTGCTTTTACGCATACTGGTGGCGCTGGTTCCAACCTGGAAGGTTTGAAGCTCCAGTACGATAATTTGCGCTACAACGGGCAGAATATTGAAAGTATCGTACTTGAAAGCGTTGGCGTAGACTTGACCTATACCATCAACACCGCCGATGGAAACTCACACACCGAGACACTTAACCTGGGCCCGGACGCCTATAAGTACCCTGTGGAAATACCCGGCACAGGGGCGTCGATTCGCCTGGATCAGTCAGTGGGTGACTTCAGCCTCAGCGCCGGAGCAACGGCGACCTTTGAATTTGACAACTCGCGCACCCTGAGCCCCAATCTGGACCTGACGGGCTATACCGGCGACGGTGAGACCATGATTTTGCGAGCCCGCTCGGCGGTTGATTCACCACCTGAGTATGACCCAGATGATCCATCGACACACGCGCCTCTTTCTCCCGGCAACTATTCAGCAGCCGGAACCATAAACTTTGGTGATGGCCAGGGTGGCTTCTTTGATGTGCTGGACAATCACGGCAATGTGACGGAGACCGTCTATGTTTCCAGCGATGGGCGCACCAGTCTCAGCAACGGTGTTCAGGTCTCCTTTGATCCCGAGGCTAAATTTCAGATCGGCGAAAGCATGAACTTCTCTATTCTGCCCCAGAACGCGGTCGGAGTGCGCAGCGATGGCAGCAATCTCCTCTTTGAAACTCGCGAGACGGGAGAGCAGGTCAATCTTAATATCTATGCTGATCCCTACTCCAAACTGGGGCTGGATCACAATGTTATTGGTGCCAGCGGTGTCAATAACTCCTACTCCATAGATCCGGACTTGCCTGTCGAGGATATGCTGCGCTTTATCGAAGATCTCTACGGCAATACGGTGGACGCCTATATTACTGAAAACGGTAAGCTGGCCTTTAAGGATCTACACCCGGGGCATTCTCGTCTGGAGGTCAACCTCACCACGAATAATGAGGGCATCCGGCATATGTCCCACCTGGCCAACCCTAACTATCACCCTATTGGTGGCGAGTTTAACGATTACTATATCATGGGAGAGTACACCGGGCGGTCTGATAATCGACTGAATATTACGCTTGACTCTAGCTCAGCTGCTGGAACCAGTGTTGTGGGGCGGGATCAAGGTATCAGCTTGACCATTGAAGACCGCTACGGCAACCGGTTGATAGAAGATTATCCTTTGGGTTCCGATGAGTATCACGGTGAGCCTATTTATATTGGCAATGGGCTGAGTATCCGCATCCCAATAGGGACACCGGTGCAGCCTGGTGGGATCACTACTGGTGAGGTCAGTCTCCGAGGCAACGGTAATATGGCTTTCGGATCTTCAGCGGTTATACAGGAAGGTCATGGCGTCGATGCCTTCCGCAGTCTGCAGAACCTGGAAGACGCCTTGAATCTCGATATCGGTCAGCCAGGTATCAAGGCGCCCAGCGACTGGGAGCTTGGCTCCGGCACGGTGCCCGGTATGATGGGAGACTTTACCGGTAACTATAATACCGAGTGGACCTTTGATGTGGCCAATATTAACGGTAGTAGTGAAAGCGTTGATGAAATCAAGCGGGGGGTAGAGTATACACGCACTTCTGATGTCAGCAGTGCTGATAACACCCTCATGGCCTATAATCCCGTGACTAAGCGTTTCCACCTCAGTGCCATGGGATCCCTGAAGATTGAATTTTTCAATCCACCCAAGGGTGGTCAGGGGGGCTCTTACGAAACGACGGAAATTAATCTTTCCGGCAGTCCCAGTGGCGGGATTTTTGGTTCACTGCAGGAAATAGAGGACTATATCAATCGGGAGTTAAAGAAAGACTCGGTAGCCCTGCGCAATGGAATTCAAGTGAACTTTAACGGTTCGCCTCAAAATAACGATGTGACCTTCTCCGTCAATGGTAACGGCAATACGAACATCAGGGGAGTGCACACGACCTCTACCCAGTATGGAAATGAGGGTTATGATAACGGTCTCTTTGGTCGCCAGCTTATAAACGAAGAAACACCACCAGAAGCGGTACATCACGCCTTTGAAACCAATTTCAATCATTTTGAGCACGATCAGCGCACCCTGCGCATTCCCTACGGTGACGAAGTAATCAATATTGTGGTGGAAGATCTGACCAAAGACAGCGGCGCCGCCAAAAGCCAGCGCTTGGACTTCACCCGTTATGAAAATGGTGACCTCCGGTCAGCGGAGAAAGTGAACGATGCCATGCAGTTTTCGCTGCAGAAGGCTCTGGATGAGCATTTTGGCGGTGAAGGAACTTCACCGATAACGCCTCAGATCAATGGTGCCGGTACCAACAATGATCCTTATGCCCTGCAGTTTGTCCACGACGGCAGTGTCATGCAGGGTATAGATGACAGCTACCAAGATCTCTTTGGACTCCGTAAACCCGGGGTCAGCGCAGAGATGACCGTCTATGACTTCAAGGGGAATCACGTTCGCCGCATAGAGGTCAACACTGCGAATGAAGAAGTTTATATGCGCGATGGTGTCAGCCTGGCTTTTTCTCAGGGTGAAATCATCGAGCGGGATAAGTTCAAAGTAGCCATGGGGACTGGTGCCTCCAGCGAGGTTGGTAACCTGGAGCGAGCTCTGGATCAGACTCTGGACTCCCTGGCCAAGGTAGGTTCTACCTCACATCGCTTGGACTTGCTGGATCAGCGTTATGAAAACATAACGGTTATGCAGAAGGAGTTTGTTAATAAGGCCATGGGGGCTACCATGGAAGATATGATAGAAGTGGCCACTCGCCTTGAGCGTGAAAAGACCAGTTATGAATCGGCGCTGGCAGTGCACGGCAATGCATCGCGGCTCAGCTTGCTGAACTACATATAGGCATAAAGAAGCATTTGCTGTGAAATGGCCAATATGAATCCATGATACTGGATAAACTAAAACCGCCCCGCGGCTTCAATATGAAGTGCGGGGCGGTTTTTTGTCAAAAGGGACAGCCAGGCTATAGGGTTGTGTCAAGGTAGCTGCACTTTTACTCTTGGCCCTTGATGTAGGCACGGATGATCTTTTGGTCCTCGACCGGACGGTCCTGGCGGTCAGTGCGAGTATTCTCAATTTTTTCCACTACATCGTAGCCGCTGATTACGGTGCCGAAGATAGTGTGGTTCCCATTGAGCCAGGGGGTGGCAGCGGTTGTAATAAAAAACTGACTGCCATTGGTGCCAGGGCCGGCATTGGCCATGGCAAGCAGGCCGGGCTGATCAAAAGTGACCTCAGCACTTACCTCATCGGCAAATGGTTTTCCCCAGATAGACTCCCCGCCGCGGCCTGTGCCGGTGGGGTCTCCACCTTGAATCATGAAGCTGGGAATGACGCGGTGAAAAATAATGCCATCGTAGTAGCCGTTGCTGGCGTGTGTGGCAAAATTCTCGCTGGCCTTGGGTGCGATTTCAGGCTTGAGTTGAACTTCGATGTTTCCTTGGGTCGTTTCAAGTACAATAACCGTTTGGTTTGTCACAGTTGCTCCTTTAATGGGAAGTGCCAGCAGTGCTAGCACAATGATGGTAAGTAGAGTGCGCATAGGGCTGCTCCTTGGGTAGTTTTATGGGTAGGGAACAGGCTGATACCCCTGCTCAATTAAGTGATAGAGGCCTCCCTGCAGGTTGATGACCTGGTAGCCCATATCTCCCAGGAACTTGGAAACAGCGGTTGTTCGGTTCCCGGTACGGCAGATAATGGCAAAAGGTGTGTTGCGGGTAACGACGCTATCAATGCTTTGCAAAAATGCACGGGCATCATACTGTCCCTGCTCATCGAAGAAAGTAATGGTATGGGCATTCGGGATGATTCCAGTCTCTTTCCATTCTGCAGCCGTGCGAATATCAATGATG is part of the Desulfurispira natronophila genome and encodes:
- the flgL gene encoding flagellar hook-associated protein FlgL translates to MMRVTSNMLSANFLGGVNKSLNNMLESNKQIASNRTVLAPSSDPVRVSQALSFQNSIDLSSQYQRNISNTKTWLDLSDGSLQSISSILQKTKNDFALAGSSDSMSPDARKALANDVEAMRRELISLGNTKHLDRYIFGGHQTRSEPFQERKQEIEIIRNGSYVGTSGAVLYSKGVFSDLPELPGGDYEIHIDYDDNTNVATVSMRDSKGRVVSLDSNGSDNSGGGNMNNLTTVARYHVNPGDYIDTGRGVALEIPQGFRGGQRIQFSYSPGDSLAYLGDSGVSKSQVGINDQVDVNVPGSEIFSKTAKMIETTFTNTTGGVPIKNITKFGDIDHANVQRGDTIDINGLDHSGNRIGAARILSPKAAMLDLTNATKDERTFSMHYSNDRLDGVSKNITVPQHGYDNHNRLANAIQGAINESLAPANNHPVYFSGGMDASGETTGPLYSAGGTVTNRLFATGTIAYDQFKQISLKVDEDASIGDGPLTFQIHGFDEKTQYASTEGLNSAASTFLGKMTIDNPEVGFKYSIKDEGYVSGTDFGLNIGFLGYQSFSAGSTFDFAMDTEPAVAFTHTGGAGSNLEGLKLQYDNLRYNGQNIESIVLESVGVDLTYTINTADGNSHTETLNLGPDAYKYPVEIPGTGASIRLDQSVGDFSLSAGATATFEFDNSRTLSPNLDLTGYTGDGETMILRARSAVDSPPEYDPDDPSTHAPLSPGNYSAAGTINFGDGQGGFFDVLDNHGNVTETVYVSSDGRTSLSNGVQVSFDPEAKFQIGESMNFSILPQNAVGVRSDGSNLLFETRETGEQVNLNIYADPYSKLGLDHNVIGASGVNNSYSIDPDLPVEDMLRFIEDLYGNTVDAYITENGKLAFKDLHPGHSRLEVNLTTNNEGIRHMSHLANPNYHPIGGEFNDYYIMGEYTGRSDNRLNITLDSSSAAGTSVVGRDQGISLTIEDRYGNRLIEDYPLGSDEYHGEPIYIGNGLSIRIPIGTPVQPGGITTGEVSLRGNGNMAFGSSAVIQEGHGVDAFRSLQNLEDALNLDIGQPGIKAPSDWELGSGTVPGMMGDFTGNYNTEWTFDVANINGSSESVDEIKRGVEYTRTSDVSSADNTLMAYNPVTKRFHLSAMGSLKIEFFNPPKGGQGGSYETTEINLSGSPSGGIFGSLQEIEDYINRELKKDSVALRNGIQVNFNGSPQNNDVTFSVNGNGNTNIRGVHTTSTQYGNEGYDNGLFGRQLINEETPPEAVHHAFETNFNHFEHDQRTLRIPYGDEVINIVVEDLTKDSGAAKSQRLDFTRYENGDLRSAEKVNDAMQFSLQKALDEHFGGEGTSPITPQINGAGTNNDPYALQFVHDGSVMQGIDDSYQDLFGLRKPGVSAEMTVYDFKGNHVRRIEVNTANEEVYMRDGVSLAFSQGEIIERDKFKVAMGTGASSEVGNLERALDQTLDSLAKVGSTSHRLDLLDQRYENITVMQKEFVNKAMGATMEDMIEVATRLEREKTSYESALAVHGNASRLSLLNYI
- a CDS encoding peptidylprolyl isomerase — protein: MRTLLTIIVLALLALPIKGATVTNQTVIVLETTQGNIEVQLKPEIAPKASENFATHASNGYYDGIIFHRVIPSFMIQGGDPTGTGRGGESIWGKPFADEVSAEVTFDQPGLLAMANAGPGTNGSQFFITTAATPWLNGNHTIFGTVISGYDVVEKIENTRTDRQDRPVEDQKIIRAYIKGQE
- a CDS encoding rhodanese-like domain-containing protein, producing the protein MRKLLLPALLLTLFLGNAHAQNVQHQYPSEVLINSGITIIDIRTAAEWKETGIIPNAHTITFFDEQGQYDARAFLQSIDSVVTRNTPFAIICRTGNRTTAVSKFLGDMGYQVINLQGGLYHLIEQGYQPVPYP